From a single Marinilabiliales bacterium genomic region:
- a CDS encoding dihydroorotate dehydrogenase-like protein encodes MADLKTSFMGIDVKNPIVVGACNLSQNPETLIQLEKAGAAAVVYKSLFEEQIQYERIQMNESMHEFDDRHAEMTSIHPNLEHGGPKEYLLELKKAKESVSIPLIASLNAVYKETWVEYAQLIQETGVDGIELNFYSVPKDAETDAVAIENKQIDILRAVKKVVNIPVAVKIGPFYSNPLHVVSEMDKVGVNGFVLFNRLFQPDISTNEQNHTYPFFLSREGDYRLPLRFAGLLYKHVKGNICGNTGIYAGEDVAKMILAGADCVQVVSAIYRNKPAHISKMLKDLEAWMDSKSYGSISDFRGKLSKSEVGDPFAYSRAQYVDILMKPEEIMKKYPVV; translated from the coding sequence ATGGCCGATCTGAAGACCAGTTTTATGGGAATAGATGTTAAAAATCCAATAGTAGTTGGTGCCTGTAATTTATCCCAAAACCCTGAAACACTTATCCAGCTTGAAAAAGCCGGTGCAGCCGCAGTTGTTTACAAATCGCTTTTCGAAGAGCAGATACAGTATGAGAGAATCCAAATGAATGAATCTATGCATGAGTTTGATGACAGGCATGCAGAGATGACCAGCATTCATCCAAATCTCGAACACGGAGGGCCGAAAGAGTACCTCCTGGAGTTGAAAAAAGCTAAGGAAAGTGTATCAATACCGTTAATAGCCAGTCTGAATGCTGTTTACAAGGAGACCTGGGTCGAATATGCACAATTAATTCAGGAAACCGGCGTCGACGGAATTGAGCTCAATTTCTACTCCGTTCCGAAAGACGCCGAAACTGATGCTGTCGCTATTGAGAACAAGCAGATTGATATTCTCAGGGCAGTTAAAAAAGTGGTGAATATACCTGTTGCAGTCAAGATCGGCCCCTTCTATTCCAATCCTCTGCATGTTGTGTCGGAGATGGATAAGGTCGGCGTAAACGGGTTCGTGCTTTTCAACAGGCTGTTTCAGCCCGATATCAGCACTAATGAACAGAACCACACTTATCCGTTTTTCCTCAGCAGAGAGGGAGACTACCGGCTTCCGCTCAGATTTGCCGGTCTGCTTTATAAGCATGTCAAGGGCAATATTTGCGGTAATACAGGTATTTATGCCGGTGAGGATGTTGCCAAAATGATTCTGGCCGGGGCTGATTGTGTGCAGGTTGTCAGCGCTATTTACAGGAACAAGCCTGCTCATATCAGCAAAATGCTGAAAGACCTTGAGGCCTGGATGGATTCAAAATCCTACGGCTCAATAAGCGACTTCAGGGGGAAGCTCTCCAAGTCAGAGGTCGGTGATCCCTTTGCCTATTCCCGGGCACAGTATGTCGACATACTTATGAAACCCGAAGAGATTATGAAGAAATACCCGGTGGTATAA
- the def gene encoding peptide deformylase — translation MILPVFLYGSPVLRKVAADIPEDYEGLDELVESLFETMYSSEGVGLAAPQVGKSLRIFVVDASPLEEDDPSLKDFKKVFINPVITSYEGELSTYNEGCLSIPEIREDVDRETAIRIRYCDTGFKYKEEYYDGIAARIIQHEYDHLEGRLFTDMISPIRKRLLKRKLTSISKGRVDVKYRVKHL, via the coding sequence ATGATATTGCCGGTTTTTTTGTACGGATCTCCGGTCCTCCGGAAGGTGGCCGCAGATATACCTGAAGACTATGAGGGTCTTGATGAACTTGTTGAATCTCTTTTTGAGACCATGTACAGCAGTGAGGGAGTCGGACTGGCGGCCCCCCAGGTGGGTAAATCATTGCGTATATTTGTTGTTGATGCATCGCCTCTTGAAGAGGATGACCCCTCCCTGAAGGATTTTAAAAAGGTATTCATTAACCCTGTAATTACTTCATATGAAGGTGAGTTGTCGACATATAATGAGGGATGCCTCAGCATACCCGAGATAAGGGAGGATGTTGACAGGGAAACAGCCATACGCATCCGTTACTGTGATACCGGGTTCAAATACAAAGAAGAGTATTACGATGGTATTGCCGCGAGGATAATTCAGCATGAATATGATCACCTTGAAGGAAGGCTTTTTACCGATATGATTTCGCCGATCAGAAAGCGGCTCCTGAAAAGAAAACTCACCTCAATAAGCAAAGGACGGGTGGATGTCAAATACCGCGTAAAGCATCTCTGA
- the ruvX gene encoding Holliday junction resolvase RuvX, producing the protein MGRIMALDVGQKRIGLAVTDPLGIIATGLATVNIAEVFEYLEQYTNEEEVDLFVVGMPVQMNNSPSGAVQFIEPFVRKLKKKFPAIPVRFIDERFTSKIAMQTMIEAGTGKKARRDKATIDRISAVIMLQSFIDSENNLTR; encoded by the coding sequence ATGGGAAGGATAATGGCACTGGATGTGGGGCAGAAAAGAATTGGGCTTGCTGTTACCGATCCACTTGGGATAATTGCAACCGGACTGGCTACTGTTAATATTGCAGAGGTATTTGAGTACCTTGAGCAGTACACGAATGAAGAAGAAGTTGATCTTTTTGTTGTAGGCATGCCCGTTCAGATGAACAACAGCCCGTCAGGTGCCGTACAGTTTATTGAACCTTTCGTGCGTAAGCTGAAAAAGAAATTCCCGGCAATACCTGTAAGGTTTATTGATGAGAGGTTTACCTCGAAAATTGCTATGCAGACAATGATTGAGGCTGGTACCGGTAAGAAGGCGAGGAGGGACAAGGCTACAATCGACAGAATAAGTGCCGTAATAATGCTTCAGTCCTTTATTGACAGTGAAAATAATCTGACCAGATGA